From Pseudodesulfovibrio sp. JC047, the proteins below share one genomic window:
- a CDS encoding phage GP46 family protein produces the protein MDAGLIWKEMGADLTLEDLQLVRDDGLKTAVILSLFVDRRAKADDVLPDNSGDRRGWWADAYPEVAGDEIGSRLWLLSREKQLPSVRMRAREYAQEALDWMVGDGVAESVSVDTWWVRTGVLGLLVRIFRPDAPALDYKFEYLWEKM, from the coding sequence ATGGACGCAGGATTGATCTGGAAAGAAATGGGCGCGGACCTGACCCTGGAAGATTTGCAGCTCGTCCGCGACGACGGCTTGAAAACCGCCGTTATCCTGTCTTTGTTTGTGGATCGCAGGGCCAAGGCCGACGATGTTCTGCCGGACAACTCCGGTGACCGGCGCGGTTGGTGGGCGGACGCCTACCCCGAAGTCGCAGGGGATGAAATCGGTTCCCGTTTGTGGCTGCTCAGCCGCGAGAAGCAACTCCCGTCCGTCCGGATGAGAGCCAGGGAATACGCTCAGGAAGCCCTGGACTGGATGGTGGGAGACGGCGTTGCCGAGTCCGTATCCGTCGATACATGGTGGGTTCGCACCGGCGTTCTTGGCCTGTTAGTCAGGATCTTCCGTCCAGATGCCCCCGCCCTTGATTATAAATTCGAGTATCTTTGGGAGAAAATGTAA
- a CDS encoding phage baseplate assembly protein V, translating into MVIRAVEKMLRPIRRRLALMVSRAVLVMIDDDTTLQELQTRILGEELLDSLERFQQYGFTSVPHPGAEAITLSVGGHRSHTVVINVDDRRYRLKGMKGGEVALYTDEGDYIHFQRGRIVKMKAGTEALFDTPLARFTGRVEAEKDILDQTGSGNSRTINGMRQVFNGHNHPGDSGGTTESPNQEQ; encoded by the coding sequence ATGGTGATCCGCGCCGTTGAAAAGATGCTCAGGCCTATCCGTCGCAGGCTGGCGCTCATGGTCTCCAGGGCCGTGTTGGTCATGATTGATGACGACACCACGCTCCAGGAACTCCAGACCCGGATTCTCGGCGAGGAACTCCTTGATAGTCTTGAACGCTTCCAGCAGTACGGCTTTACCTCCGTTCCGCATCCCGGAGCCGAAGCCATAACCCTGTCCGTCGGTGGACACCGATCGCATACCGTTGTCATCAACGTTGACGATCGCCGGTATCGGCTCAAAGGAATGAAGGGCGGCGAAGTAGCTCTCTATACGGACGAGGGCGATTATATTCATTTCCAACGTGGCCGGATTGTCAAAATGAAGGCCGGAACCGAAGCCCTGTTCGACACCCCGCTCGCACGGTTTACAGGCCGCGTCGAGGCTGAAAAGGACATTCTGGACCAAACCGGTAGCGGCAACTCCAGAACCATAAACGGAATGCGGCAGGTCTTTAATGGACACAATCATCCGGGTGACAGCGGCGGCACCACGGAATCGCCGAATCAGGAGCAGTAA
- a CDS encoding phage baseplate assembly protein produces the protein MTNPDVRLKIDGREFGGWKRITIRRGLEQLTATFELGLKDRWAGQAKVRPINPGAACTVSIDGTPIIAGHVDDVAIEYDAKSHGITVSGRDKTGDLVDSSAPSTQFSGRTLAEVAKELCKPFGVGVKVSTDVGGSFSRLKNNEGDSVFETLESAARIRAVLLLSDGLGNLVIDRAGTRRIKTPLELGENILKANGKISHRDRFSRYQVKGQMSGTDEWNTEAAAHPMGMAKDAAVNRHRPLTILAEEQIDEAAANDRAEWERNVRFGRSKRINYTVRGWFHSGGLWRPGFMVPVRDSFLGINEDRLIVEVDLTLNERGFTTGLSLLPRQAFDRIELPEPGKEEAW, from the coding sequence ATGACTAACCCGGACGTGCGCCTCAAGATCGACGGCCGCGAATTCGGCGGCTGGAAACGGATCACCATTCGACGTGGCTTGGAGCAACTGACCGCAACATTTGAATTAGGCCTCAAGGACCGCTGGGCCGGACAGGCAAAGGTCCGCCCCATCAATCCGGGGGCAGCCTGCACCGTGAGCATTGACGGGACACCGATTATCGCTGGTCATGTGGATGACGTTGCCATCGAATATGATGCCAAAAGCCACGGAATCACGGTCTCGGGCCGTGATAAAACCGGAGACCTGGTCGACAGCTCGGCACCCTCGACACAATTCTCCGGCAGGACTCTTGCCGAAGTGGCCAAGGAGTTGTGCAAACCCTTTGGAGTAGGCGTCAAGGTCTCCACAGACGTGGGCGGCTCGTTTTCGCGGCTGAAGAACAATGAAGGCGATTCCGTTTTTGAGACCCTGGAATCGGCTGCCCGGATTCGCGCGGTGCTGTTGCTGTCCGATGGGCTTGGCAATCTCGTCATTGACCGTGCCGGGACGCGGCGAATTAAAACGCCCCTTGAGCTCGGCGAAAACATCCTGAAAGCCAATGGCAAAATCTCCCACCGGGATCGATTCAGCCGCTATCAGGTCAAAGGGCAGATGTCCGGTACCGACGAATGGAACACCGAAGCCGCCGCCCACCCCATGGGCATGGCCAAGGACGCCGCCGTCAATCGTCATCGTCCCCTGACTATCCTGGCCGAAGAACAAATCGACGAAGCGGCGGCCAATGATCGCGCCGAATGGGAAAGAAACGTCCGTTTTGGCCGAAGCAAACGAATTAACTACACCGTGCGTGGCTGGTTCCACTCCGGTGGCCTTTGGCGACCCGGTTTCATGGTGCCAGTTCGCGATTCTTTCCTCGGCATCAATGAGGACCGCCTGATCGTGGAAGTTGACCTGACATTGAATGAACGTGGTTTTACTACCGGGCTTTCCCTTTTGCCACGTCAGGCCTTTGACCGCATTGAATTGCCTGAACCGGGAAAGGAGGAAGCATGGTGA